The DNA segment TGTGACTGCAACTAATTGCATAGTTCAATTGATTGATAATGAGTTGGATGATGCAGAAATTGGCTACTACGGCGAGAAAGAATGGTACTTCTTTTCTCCTCGGGATCGGAAATACCCGAACGGTTCACGGCCGAACCGTGCCGCCGGAAGCGGCTATTGGAAAGCCACCGGCGCCGATAAGGCGATCGGAAAACCGAAAGCGCTAGGGATCAAGAAAGCTCTGGTTTTTTACGCCGGAAAAGCCCCCAAAGGAGTGAAAACCAATTGGATCATGCACGAATATCGCCTCGCCAATGTTGACCGATCTGCCTCcaagaaaaacaacaacaacttgAGGGTATGTCCCAAATTGTAATTTCACTAGTTTTTCTTTTATGggcaaatattaattttgttagaatGTTAGTTTTCTTGCAATCTTTTTTCTGTTTCCCTTATTCAATTCACCTTATATCTCCAATTTGACTAAAATTTTGATTAGAAAAGGATTAGAATTGCATAAGTTTTGatctttcagtttttttttatttttataaaaatggatctgattttgttgtgttatgGTGCACAGCTTGATGATTGGGTGTTGTGTCGAATCTACAACAAGAAAGGGAAGATTGAGAAATACAACACGACCGCACCGAAGATGAATCTTGAAATGATTCATAGTTTTGAGCACGAGAACGAGACGAAGCCTGAGATTCATAAGCTTGGAAATGAGCAATTGTTGTACACGGAGACTTCAGATTCGGTGCCAAGGTTGCACACGGACTCGAGCAGCTCGGAGCACGTGGTTTCGCCCGATGTGAGGTGCGAGAGGGAAGTGCAGAGCGACCCCAAGTGGAATAACGATGATTATGATCTGGGCCTACAGCTAGAAAACGCGtttgattttcagtttaattacTTGGACGATAATAACCTTTCCGTCGACGATGACCCCTTTGGCACTGTTCAGTACCAAATGGGTCAGCTCTCGCCCTTGCAGGACATGTTCATGTACCTACAGAAGATGTGAAAACGATACGTTTTTTTTGGACAAGATGATGGGACCCGcaaatatctttattatttttttgtagtaaAAGTCAGCATTTGTGTGCAATTGCATTGCACCTAACATTTTGTGGACTAGGCCAAGCTTAGTAAACTATTCTTATTCTTTGTTCTAGAGAGATCAGGGAATGTGGAATTCGGTTGAAATGAGCTAGTATTTGGATTGGATCTTGGTgtaaagagaacaaaaaaaaaaaaggagaaaaggagtTAGGTGTTGCAGTAAGTAAAAAGTAAGCCGAATGATGGATGATAGGATATTGGAGGGTTAATGAGTAGGTGTAAGGAAAATTCTTGTTCCATTGCTATTCCAGTatgattttttcatatattttgtaatatacCAACTTCTGCTTTTCAATTCAAAGGAAACAATTGAATGAAAAATCTTCCATTCAAAGGATGGAAATGATGGTGCAGCCTAGCCTGGCCTCGAGTGTTGTACATGTTTGACACtttgtactatatatatatatatatatatgagtttgTCTTAATCTGTGAAGTAAATGTGGTTATGGGCAGAACAGAACAGAAACAACGCCAAAAGAAAAGAACTTgcagtaaaataatcaaaatattcaaaacacAAATCAACTGCCCATGTAATAAAATACTAAGTTGATAATGTTTTACGGAATTATCCGGTATATAAAATTGTCTATAATTGATGATGTTGCTACAACCAAGTTTGAATAGATCCGAAAATGTTGAGAAACAACATGGATTGATAATAATGAAATCTGCCAATTAATTATAGAATCAAGAGATGCACCTAATATTTGCATCAACCTGCACTATTCTATTTTGACTCTTCGCTTTGCCATTCCAAATTAAATCCTTAAAGCCGTGGAATCAAACTAATGTGATATTATTGTATATGACTGGTTACTTAGCAAGTTTAACCAGTCCGATATATAGGCTATAAACAGAAATAATCAGGGTAGACCTCTATACCACGTAGCAACATACTACTGTTAAACACAACATATTGCTATCTAATCAAGCAGATTAACACTCGTATTATACAACCACCTTAGTAGCTACTatttgatgatgataaaaaCACCGTATGGCTTTCTTTTATGATCAAATGcttacatctcttgattttgGAACCTGGTCACAATCTGCTGGTGTCCAACCAATCAACTGCTTGTCGTTGTCAAATACCATTACTTTGTTTAGCATGGATATGTCTGCATAAACAGAACCAGGGATTTTATAATGCAGTTTTTCATTTTGAGTTTTGGTTAATTAACTGCTAAACAGGCTAAGAACAGTAGAACTAAAAGTGATAATATCCATTATCCAAAACAAGCATCAGAAAAAATAGAGAGATAGTAACAACATTCCTACCTCCAATTAGGTTCAGATCCCCCATCCCTACTTCAGAGCCGTTTAGAATGCCCAAGCAAACATTTCCCATGTTCTGGCAGAATAATTTATTAGCATTCATACATGAAATGTGTCTGTTACTTTAAAAAAGGTCAATCTAGAACAAATTGATTAGGTGGAACTCACTGATATTATCAGATATGCTTCAGGAGgcatttcaaattgagctttacTTCTCCCATTGCTGGTGAAACTAAGCACGATTGGCTTGAAGTATTTTCTTACTTCATATATGCTTCTGAAAGGTCTTCTACCACGCCAACAGAGAGGGAGAGTTTGATCATCATGTGCTTCTTTTAGGGGTTTTCCACCTGATTCCTTCCCCAACTACATTTGGAAATTAAACGAAAAGATTCATGTTAAGTAACatgtcaatattttattttttttggtattattGAAGAAATgctttatttctattttgtcTTTCAAGCAATTCAAATCTTGCATGATGAAAATTGACATGATATGAGCTCTGTAATGTCTGGTGCATTGAATAGGCTTGCAATTTAAGGATTATTAGTGAATGTTTTCAACTGACCCAAGAAATTAGTGCTTGGTAAGCATATGGGTTGAAATAGGTGTAAGAACTCCCAGTGTCAAAAACAGCATGAAGACTTCCAATCCCACTCTTCTTCCCTCCAAAAAGAAGCTCAGCTGCCCCAGCTGCTGAGTAATGTTTGCTGAGACAGATCACAGAAATGAGATCTCAATCTAGAGAAAGAACTTGAACTTATGACAATGCATGTGGAAAATGTAAAATGGGGATGTGACATATGAAAATGTACTTACTAATCTCTGGATGACATTGGAGTCCAAGTTAGTCTAGAAGAATCATAAACATCTCCAAAGAAGATATACCCTCCTCCTTGTGCACTCAAGCAGTGCCCAATCACATTTCGCACCAAACCCTGACTATTCAGCTGTGATGTCAAGCTGGTTTTTCCCCTGCCAAGGCCAAGCATTCCATCTAGTGGGTGGTGAGAAGGATCTGGAAAAATCTGATCATATCCACATCTgcaaaatggaaaaaaagaaaaacacataaGATTAACTAAAGAAATTTTACTTCTCAACAAAATACATGTGATACCAGTACTAGCTTTAGGTCTAccagtaaaaatatatttgctattagtatttataaaataaaaaagaacccaTATGTTGACAAAAATATCACATATGTTAGGAAAAAAGTCCTacatatttaaagtaaaaaatttcttttaaaatttgctTTAGGCCTAACTTATCGTTGGGCTGGTCTTGTGTGGTAAAATTATCATGAATATGCAAGGTTGCCATGATCAAATGATATTTCTGAAGTCTGAAAATATAAGGCATAAAAGTAAGAAGTAAGGAAGTAAAACTGGTTTGAGCTATGATACTAACCCAAGTGCCATACGAACTTTGAGTTGGACTCCGTTTGTAAAGTTGAGGGTGTAGACATCATGGAGAAGTACACCGAGGGATGAGTAATGATCTGCATACTGAACTTCGTAGTCACACTGATGTGGGACTTCACAGTCGTAGTTATCACTGTGGTGCAAGGATGCACAGAGGGAATGCCTGCAGGGCACAAAGTCATTGCTTGGTCTGTATAGTGGATGTGGTGTCTGAAAATAAGTAACAAATATTTAAGACTATATTAGTAGGAGATTGAAATCAAACAGATTAATATTATTCATGTATCTATTTGCTAAGATAAGCCTATCCTCCAATCTCATCTCAATTGTTATTACATGTAAAGATATAATCTAGGTTGAATgattaagagaaaagaaaagaggaaaaagatcatgaatttgatgtttttacagtaaaaattaatattctaaaacaaaattaacatttgtctataaaaaaaagttaatatgaCATGTTTTCTAgggaaaaaaactttattaatttctgcaggtgattttgaacattggTAGTGAGTGAATATTCGTTCACCTGAGAGCAACGGGAACAAGGGGCATCACATTGAAGCCAGGTGAGGTCGCTACCCGTGTCAATATCTAGAAAATATGGCCTGGGTGGTTGGCCGATGTTGAGAGTAACATTATAAAACCTGTGAACGTTGAAAGTAATGGTGACTTATGTTAGAggcgtatatatatatatttcaagatgtgtcaagttaaaaaaaaaaaaaattgcctaCATATCATACATGAATGGACataaatgtatttattaatttaactcaaattaaataatatttgattttcatcgTGTGAAAAAAGTTAAACTAATATATCAGAAGTGAGATTTGGATTAGACTGTGATTTAGTAATTGGGAGGCACTTGTGCTCTTTAACCCagaatcaaaaaaatttatttactaatTGAGACTTTTATGAGTTTCAACCTTTGGATGAAAATTAATAGTTTATATTTAAGTCGAATTTACCAAAATAATGAATGAATTATTTGATCTTCATCAAACAATTTTGATAACTGATTCCATGAAGGCATGTATAATGTATTCCCTGACCAGAGGCAATCAGgaccaaagaaaaaataaaataaaaatgggaaGAAAATCCATGAAggtgtttttatttattctagtttattgttttttaaccCATCATgagatattttttcatatatacatatacatttgACATTGGTTTAAGAAgttgaaaatcaaatatttgacCAAATAATTAAGGAAGTTGGTTATATGCTTAAGATGTTAAGCCAAGTTAGTTATCCAATACAGTGGATCATGATTATTAGTGTTCTTtcctagaataaaaaatattatcttaaaattttaaaatgtaaatttaggtttaacttaacataaaaaattagattaaaagatgaggattatcttttatttatatattttatcttaattttaccTCTCTAATTTACGTGggacttaaaatttaaagaggGCCCAAGCAGGAAAAGGGATGAACAAAACGAGAGTGGAGAAAGAAAAGCATAAAGTGAATTTAActgaagaacaaaaagaaagattaaGAGAAAGGAAGGTCCTTTTACACGTACCCAACTGGGTAAACATTGCCGTGAACCGGGAACACGACGGATGAGCCAGCACGAAAACGGTTTAGTATGTATGGTGACGACGACGAGGACGACGATGAAGCCTCATCTGGATGAAAGGAGCTCCTTCCACTGGAACTTTTGTGTTTACTACCAAACCAAGCAGAACAAGTAGAGGTGCTGAACAAAACTAGCAGAACCAAAAATCCCAACTTCCATGACTTCATCTTTGAATTCGTTCAACCATATAACGATGACGAGAGAAAAGGATATGAAAATGGGTACGTTGCGTGTTTCAGTAAATGCATGAAACATTTTTATATCAAGGTGTCGGTCCATAAAGGCTTTGCTTCAATCATTAAAACTGGGATTTCTTCTAATGCATTTTTTGTCCGGGTGCTTATTCTTTCCTTCGTTGCATCAACCCTCCTAGCTCCCATAAATATAcccttcaattttctttttcatttatattaaaattatcttttttttttcaatgtacATTTTACATTTCTCACTTATTACTTTATTAGTATGACATTGCGCATGTTATTTGAATCTCACATGAATATGAGAATCCTGATAATAGGtgatttataagtatttttttaaacatttgtaAATCTTGAATGATTTGGTGATCACAAAATCCAACTCACCtatttttatcaacaaaaagaaatatgctgttatttttctctttttttaaaaaaaggtatgcttttttaaaatttcaacttGTTAAGATTTACATAAATTTCCGGTATATAGTATTAAAGATTTGCGTGTATTCCTACTGCTCAAATCCTAAGCTCGATAATGTCCCTTTTTATTTGTTGCACGATAAGTATCAGATTGTTATACTTTGAGATATATaatgaacataaattaaagtaaataaaaaaaataaaaagattaaaagagtCTTGAAACTTTGACGCTTACTCTCACTTTTCAGCTaaacttgtaatcttgaaaaaGGCCACATAATGTATCAGGCACGCAAATTactgttataaaatttaaaatttctgttattatatataattagaaaaatgttgAAGAACAAATGACCTGATGAGCATATTGAACATTAAACGGTAAACATTTCATGTTAATTGAGTTTTtgacatttttctttaattctgtTAAAAATATGAACACGTGATAGAGTTGGGCACTTCCCTTCCTTGCATGACTGCCTCATTAGAGAGGCTGTATAGAACTATTATATACACTCATCAAACAATTACTCTAATTCAAAGGAGAAAGAATGCTGCACATCgatgttcaaataaaaataattgttacaaACAAGCTTGAGGAGTAAAAAagactgattaaaaaaaaaacccagtGTGTTTGGGCACCCATTTTAAATGCGtgtattttatgattttcatgtCAAAATGGAATTTTGATGCGAAAACTAAGAATTATTATCACGATTAAGTTAGTtacaagaaattattttatttgaatagttAGTTGGTTATGaaagttagttagttactaaaagttatttgagtaagttagttggttactcaagttagttattttttgtctttatataaataaatcaacTTTGTAATATTTAGATGAATAAATCCTCAAACTGCttttcatttatctttcatttctgATATGGTATCAGAAGTTTTTGCTTCCGTGCCTTTTGTTCCCTATTGaagctatttcttttttttttctctcatggcCATGGCTGCCATTGATAATTCTAACCccttcattcttcattcttgCGACAATTCTGGCATTACCTTAATTTCTCATCCTCTTAGCGGTGAAAACTACAATTCTTGGAAGAAAGCAATGTGCATGGCTCTTCATGGGAAGAACAAATATGGGTTTGTCGATGGTTCAATTCCTGAACCTGCTTTGGGTCACTCAACTCATGTTTTGTGGCATCGCAATGATAGTATCATTTCATCCTGGCTCCTTAATTCTTTATCCAAAGAAATGCAAGTAAGTATCTTACATCGTTCTTCTGCCGAAGCAATCTAGGATGATCTTCAAGAACGTTTCGAGCAACGAAATGGtcctttaatttttcaacttaagCATGACTTGATCACTCTGCAACAAGGTTCCATGTTTGTTTCCTCTTTCTACTCCAAGCTTCGTTCTCTGTGGGAGTCATTATCAAAACTGAAGCCCTCACATAGCTGCACCTATGGAGGAATTAAACCTTGGTGCGATTTTGAACAAATGGAGTATGCTATGTAGTTCTTGATGGGGCTGAACAAATCCTTCTCTATTATCAGAGGTCAAATTTTATCCATGGATCCCTTTCCCTCAGTAACTAAGGTTTTTGCCTTAGTTGTTCAAGAAGAAAAGCAAAAGGAAATTGGTGCTTCCACCTCTGCTAGTGAAGTTTcacatgcttttgccttgaagACTTCTTCTGCTGCACGCAGTCATCCTGACAATCGCTTCAAAGGATCTTCTAAGAATCGCCCCTTGTGTGCTCATTGTGGTATGCTAGGTCATACTTAGGATCGTTGCTTCAAGTTGCATGGTTATCCTCCAAATTATAAGAGGACTGATTTTTCCTCAAAAGCAAAGaaacattcttcttcttcttcaccacCACACAAGGTTGCTCAACAAGTATCTGTTGATATGTCTCACTCACAACCTTCCTCTGGTGACTCGGGTTCCCAGTTTCAGCTTACTGCCCAACAATATAGCTAATTGATGAATCTTTTAGAAAGTCATGCTACCAATGTTGTCATCCCTCAAGGTGTTTCTTCTGCCAGTGGTATGATCCTTCCTACATCCACTTCTAATTTTCTTCATGATTGTTGGCTTTTAGATTTTGGTGCCAGCATTCATATTTCTTGTTCCCttcatcattttttatcttACCAACTTGTTTCTGATAAAACTGTCACTCTGCCTAACAATGATGTTATACCTATCCTTGCCATTGGTTCGGTTTGCTTAACCAATACCTTAATCTTGCATAATGTTGCCTACATtcctaaattcaaatttaatttaatttcagttagTGCTCTTCTAACCAATCCTAATTTGTCCATTTCTTTTTCTcaaaatgaatttgatattTAGGAGAAGCAAGCTTGCAAGAGGATTGGTAGAGGGGATCTCATCCAAGGCCTTTATGTCTTAGATCTCAAGGACACTCTTGATTGCAAATTTACTTTTTCTGTTATCAATTCACATACAAATTCCATTCCTTGTAAAAATGCTCATATTTGACATTCTAGATTTGGTCATATCTTAGACAAAGTTTTCAaacatttgaataataaaattggtCTGCACCTTTCTCCCAATTTCTCTTCTTCTAATTGTTATGTTTGTCCTCTTGCTAAATTTAGAAGATTATCTTTTCCTAACTCTAACCATTTATCTGAATTACCATTTGACTTAATTCACTGTGATATATGGGGTCCCTATGCTCACCCTACCTATAAGGGAAGGAGATTTTTCCTTACATTGGTTGATGACTGCTCAAGATTCACTTGACTATTTTTGCTTAAGCGCAAATTTGAAGCTTCAATCTATGTGCAACAATTTTTCACCATGGTTCAGACTCAGTTTGGTGTATCTAGCAAATGCCTTAGTTATGATAATGCTAAGGAACTTGCCCTCACTCAGTTTTTGGCTTCCATGGGCACTCTTCATCAATTTTCCTGTGTTGAAAGACCAGAACAAAATTCAGTAGTGGAAAGGAAGCATCAACATCTGCTCAATGTTGCCAGAGCTTTGTTTTTTCAGTCTAAAGTTCCTATCTCATTCTGGGGTGATTGTGTTACCACTGCAACTTTTCTCATCAACAGAACCCCTTCACCATTACTATAACACTGCTCACCCTACAATATTATGTTCAAAAAGGAACCTGACTATCATGCCTTAAGAAATTTTGGTTGTTTAGCATTTGCTTCCACTCTTCCATCATCAAGGAACAAGTTTTCTCCTCGAGCAGTGCCTGCAATTTTATTGGTTATCCCCAATGTTATAAAGGATACAAGTTGTATAGCCTAGACACTAAGAAATTTTTTGTGTCCAGAGATGTTGTCTTTCATGAATCCATTTTTGCTTTTCAAACCATTTCACAGCCTCAAGTCATTCTTGATCCTTTACTTGATTTGATTATCCCCATTCCCATCACTAATACCTTACCTAACCCTGACCAAACTCGTAGCCAATCACCACAGCCACTTAATACCTTTAACCATGACCCAACTG comes from the Glycine soja cultivar W05 chromosome 6, ASM419377v2, whole genome shotgun sequence genome and includes:
- the LOC114415824 gene encoding aspartic proteinase Asp1-like, whose protein sequence is MKSWKLGFLVLLVLFSTSTCSAWFGSKHKSSSGRSSFHPDEASSSSSSSSPYILNRFRAGSSVVFPVHGNVYPVGFYNVTLNIGQPPRPYFLDIDTGSDLTWLQCDAPCSRCSQTPHPLYRPSNDFVPCRHSLCASLHHSDNYDCEVPHQCDYEVQYADHYSSLGVLLHDVYTLNFTNGVQLKVRMALGCGYDQIFPDPSHHPLDGMLGLGRGKTSLTSQLNSQGLVRNVIGHCLSAQGGGYIFFGDVYDSSRLTWTPMSSRDYKHYSAAGAAELLFGGKKSGIGSLHAVFDTGSSYTYFNPYAYQALISWLGKESGGKPLKEAHDDQTLPLCWRGRRPFRSIYEVRKYFKPIVLSFTSNGRSKAQFEMPPEAYLIISNMGNVCLGILNGSEVGMGDLNLIGDISMLNKVMVFDNDKQLIGWTPADCDQVPKSRDVSI
- the LOC114415825 gene encoding NAC domain-containing protein 2-like, coding for MKGELELPPGFRFHPTDEELVNHYLCRKCAGQPIAVPIIKEVDLYKFDPWQLPEIGYYGEKEWYFFSPRDRKYPNGSRPNRAAGSGYWKATGADKAIGKPKALGIKKALVFYAGKAPKGVKTNWIMHEYRLANVDRSASKKNNNNLRLDDWVLCRIYNKKGKIEKYNTTAPKMNLEMIHSFEHENETKPEIHKLGNEQLLYTETSDSVPRLHTDSSSSEHVVSPDVRCEREVQSDPKWNNDDYDLGLQLENAFDFQFNYLDDNNLSVDDDPFGTVQYQMGQLSPLQDMFMYLQKM